GGATCGACGCTCTGCCGCTCGCGAAGTCGGAGGCCGTCGAAAAAATCAGCGCATCCCTCGACGGCTCCCGCGACGCCTCCACCGCATCCGTTCCGAAAAACGTGCTCCTCAAAGACCTCTGAACGACAAGAGCAGGAGTTCTCAGGTCCGCTGATTACGCTGGTTTTCGACGATTATAAGAGAGGCTTTTCTTGACCACGAACTATCAGATAAATTGCCGAAACCACGGATTAACGCGGGTTTTCACGGATTGTAGGGGCACGGCATGCCGTGCCCGAAAAACCATTATCCGCAGACGCCCACCTCCACTTTATCCGCAGATTCCGCTGATTTACTCAGATTGAAGACAAGACTAATTTCACCACGTATTGGCGCGAATTAGACGAATTCTTGAAACCGTCGATACACGCCGACAAACTCTCCGTTCGTCAACCTTGAACCTGGAACCCCGGATCGGGTCCGGGGCATGCTTTGAACCTTGAACTAATCTTTTCACCACGGATTGACACGGATTCACACGAATTGGAGGGAACCGCCGCTGAACGTCGATACACGCGGGTGTAGGGGCACGGCAAGCCGTGCCCGAAAAACTATTATCCGCAGACGCCGTCCTGGACTCGATCCGGGATGACGCTGATTTTCTCAGATTGAAGACAAAGACTAATTCCACCACGAATTCGCGCGAGACGCAGAAGACTATGGGTCATTCTTTGATTTTTGGAGTCGTCCCGGCGAGGCCGAGTCTGACGAACAGGAAGGGCGCGAGCAGCACGCCCGCGAGAGCCGCCATCGCATAGCGCACGTATCGCAAGATGTTTCCGAGGATAGAGGAATCGCTCGCCGCCAGTCCGAAAACCGTATCGAGCAGGAGCAGCGTGCCGATCACTAGGACCACGGAGAGCGCGTACCGAAGCGTCTTGCTCACAATGCAGCCGCTTCGAGGATCGAAGCGAACCCATTTTGCCTCGAGCGGATAGCCGAGCACGATTCCCGCCAGGAATCCGAGGTAGCTCACGAATGGAAGCGGCTGTCCGAGAGCGCTCGACGCGTAGAGCGGCCGCGTGCCGAGCCAGACGAGTGCGCTTGCCGCAACAACGATCAGGAGCTGGTGCTGCAACGTGTGCCTGTTCCACAGCCCGCGGATGTCGCCGACAAATCTTATCGCGAACAGAGCGATCGGGACTCCCAAAATCCAACCCAGAACGATATCCTCAATGTAATGGACGCCAAGGTAGGGACGCGAGATGCCGGTGAGAATGAGCGTTGCGATCGCAGCGGTCCTGACGTATCGGCTGTTCACGCTGCCGTACAGGTACGAATAGAAACAAGACCCTGCCATGGCATGACCGGACGGGGTGGAATACTCCGGCGCAAGCTCGTGGGCATTCGCCGTTGATACCGCCCACTTCTCCATGTATGT
This region of Candidatus Abyssobacteria bacterium SURF_5 genomic DNA includes:
- a CDS encoding phosphatase PAP2 family protein, whose protein sequence is MLPHACHDSQTDAALQRSTIIRRRDSMPECSFRLDLIQFLFEHRTGAMTALLQLFSFLGEVEGYILVISLIHVAYDKKLAFRLSALVLLAMSLNHVLKTIIANPRPFIREGTYMEKWAVSTANAHELAPEYSTPSGHAMAGSCFYSYLYGSVNSRYVRTAAIATLILTGISRPYLGVHYIEDIVLGWILGVPIALFAIRFVGDIRGLWNRHTLQHQLLIVVAASALVWLGTRPLYASSALGQPLPFVSYLGFLAGIVLGYPLEAKWVRFDPRSGCIVSKTLRYALSVVLVIGTLLLLDTVFGLAASDSSILGNILRYVRYAMAALAGVLLAPFLFVRLGLAGTTPKIKE